A single window of Carassius auratus strain Wakin chromosome 9, ASM336829v1, whole genome shotgun sequence DNA harbors:
- the LOC113108522 gene encoding ankyrin repeat domain-containing protein 50-like, protein MVLPCSSPEDQMRSMLPSLLRGRRFYCREWALEKLQRCLEARDSTKSAEGTARVSPGVLVTGGPGTGKTALLTELVWPQSEACRAAGLASRCLSWHYCQREDAGSIEVWRFVLGLVEQLKESPLLGPNYVKAINSAAIATVLEPLHCQREPDDTFKRAVLEPLLSLTPPAHSVFIVVDSLDSGYCGGNGVGEGSISGAVATQSSSIAELLLKYIQLLPPWILLVCSARRQNKAICKIFSGFRRLCLDDLRKPATVRDVQQYILRRLDQDGALRRQLTPETAEMLNLLHIKSGGCFLFLERVLDGVAHGLVGLREIRDIPGTLNGLYLWLCQRLFPRRLFVHIRPLLNILLASPQPLTAEQLYTIAKSRDFYLGIGDFQAQMGALASLFVDGPEGSKLLFHSSFAEWLTDVKYCTQKFLCCVKDGHLSLAMSLSLRASSLGTEDICQLAHHLLNSGVHEGEPALLALWLLWTGVPALNGARKDCSSKYTPALVQQDVLQLLMKSGIYPASCSTHNSSSVRVHCVGGGGKIVRRALKREDSVRALLDSGISVNCTDPSDGRTLLAAAAHAGLVDVAALLLCRGADPLLNDNQGQTALTLAARQGHVGVLLVLLKWVQEKGTKSPAAQALLEHVDSEGWTALRSAAWGGHKEAVSLLLEAGAEIDGCDSDGRTALRAAAWGGHEEILLTLLDHGAEVDCSDREGRTPLIAAAYMGHKDAVEILLNAGADLNLADGDGRTALSVAALCVPSAAGGRGHGEVVSLLLERGANPEHKDRDGMTPLLLSSYEGHEEVVELLLEAGADVDESSGSHPSAITPLLAAAALGHAGTVNRLLFWGAAVDGIDGEGRTALCLAAAKGSVEVVKALLDRGLDENHKDDLGWTPLHAAACEGHKSVCAILTEQGSMARVGELDVEGRSPLILAAQEGHCSTVRLLLDRKSPIDHRAYDGHSALSAAALQGHREIVELLMRRGADTDVRDAEGRPLLYLLVLEGHLDMAMLLIEKGGVPLESKDAEGRTALHVAAWRGDLEGIELLLKYGADPNARDLDGRPPLHSVAWRGNAAAGRLLLRAKGLNVDLACKQQGATALSIAAQEGHAEIVAMLLEKGAEPDHVDRYGRSPVKVAGKQGNFTIVRLLESYGAKPFSGLIPSTPSGAPNNSYLSAIVKTQASISSGEVGVDGVPATSSPSSTSVSASCSPASTAERFHSMPASQTSSSTCHSLATVQTVPADSLNFIQQIQQHSLPRCRSRPSTLPLPGSNPPSLQGRASRHNQKTVPKSSPTNEQYTLTELLDSDKPLKGLGYSGNGNYLLKPKTPYIIEDVMEKNLKQAGGVDLKWNSIMASLGVMPNQEGPIRQTKIGESPPLGYPHFHFQSHAQKEDWGGIQMTSKSPTIDLSAISPNSALSNESVFNMTTTDPQLNLKQAIKLQFEGPTSAALYKRETPL, encoded by the exons ATGGTCCTTCCCTGTTCATCTCCTGAGGACCAGATGAGGAGCATGTTACCCAGCTTGTTACGGGGCCGGCGGTTCTACTGCCGAGAATGGGCCCTTGAGAAGCTACAAAGATGCCTAGAGGCGCGAGACTCCACCAAGAGCGCGGAGGGAACAGCCCGTGTCTCTCCAGGGGTCCTAGTGACTGGGGGCCCGGGCACGGGTAAGACAGCCCTCCTCACAGAACTGGTTTGGCCTCAGTCGGAAGCATGCAGGGCGGCAGGGCTGGCATCACGGTGTTTGTCCTGGCACTATTGCCAGCGAGAGGATGCAGGCAGTATTGAAGTGTGGAGATTTGTCCTGGGACTGGTTGAACAGCTGAAGGAAAGTCCACTTCTGGGACCGAACTATGTGAAAGCGATAAACAGTGCTGCCATTGCTACTGTACTGGAGCCCCTCCACTGCCAAAGAGAACCTGATGACACTTTTAAAAG gGCAGTATTAGAGCCCCTCTTGTCCTTGACACCACCTGCTCACAGTGTGTTTATTGTGGTTGATTCACTGGACTCGGGGTATTGTGGAGGTAATGGAGTTGGAGAAGGCTCAATATCAGGAGCTGTGGCCACTCAGAGTTCCTCTATTGCAGAGCTCCTGCTAAAATACATACAGCTCCTGCCCCCCTGGATCTTGCTAGTCTGCTCTGCACGCCGCCAGAACAAAGCCATTTGCAAGATATTCTCAG GTTTTAGGAGGTTGTGTCTGGATGACTTAAGAAAGCCTGCAACTGTACGAGATGTACAACAATATATCCTTCGCAGGCTTGACCAGGATGGGGCTTTGAGAAGACAACTTACACCAGAGACAGCTGAAATGCTTAATCTTTTGCACATCAAAAGCGGTGGCTGTTTCTTGTTTCTTGAGCGAGTACTAGATGGTGTTGCACATGGTCTAGTTGGACTTCGAGAAATTCGGGACATTCCTGGCACACTGAATGGCCTATACCTTTGGCTATGTCAGCGCCTCTTTCCTCGAAGGCTGTTTGTCCATATTAGGCCTTTGCTGAATATCCTTTTGGCATCCCCACAACCACTAACAGCTGAGCAGCTCTACACTATTGCCAAAAGCCGTGACTTCTACCTTGGGATTGGAGACTTCCAAGCACAGATGGGGGCTCTGGCATCTCTGTTTGTAGATGGCCCTGAGGGCAGTAAACTCCTCTTTCATAGCAGTTTTGCAGAATGGTTAACTGATGTTAAATACTGCACACAGAAGTTTCTGTGTTGTGTGAAGGATGGTCACCTTTCTTTGGCCATGTCCCTCTCTCTTCGAGCCAGTAGTCTGGGTACAGAGGACATTTGCCAGCTGGCCCACCACCTTCTCAACAGTGGAGTCCATGAAGGGGAACCAGCCCTCCTGGCACTGTGGTTGCTATGGACTGGAGTTCCAGCACTTAATGGTGCCAGAAAGGACTGTTCTTCTAAGTATACACCTGCATTAGTTCAGCAAGATGTACTACAACTCCTAATGAAAAGTGGAATTTACCCTGCAAGCTGTTCAACTCACAATAGCTCCAGTGTCAGGGTACACTGTGTTGGAGGAGGCGGCAAGATAGTTCGGCGAGCATTAAAGAGGGAAGACTCTGTCAGAGCACTTCTTGACAGTGGAATCAGTGTGAACTGTACAGACCCATCAGATGGACGGACTTTACTGGCAGCCGCAGCCCATGCTGGACTTGTAGATGTAGCAGCCTTGCTGTTGTGCCGTGGAGCAGACCCTTTACTGAATGATAACCAGGGGCAGACTGCACTGACGCTTGCTGCCAGACAAGGCCATGTTGGTGTACTACTGGTTTTGCTAAAGTGGGTGCAGGAGAAAGGGACCAAGAGTCCTGCTGCACAAGCCCTGCTGGAGCATGTAGACAGTGAGGGATGGACTGCTCTTCGCTCCGCTGCATGGGGTGGCCACAAGGAAGCTGTGAGTCTACTTCTGGAAGCAGGGGCAGAGATTGACGGCTGTGATTCAGATGGCCGGACAGCCTTGCGAGCAGCAGCATGGGGTGGACATGAAGAAATTTTGTTGacccttcttgatcatggtgctGAAGTAGACTGCTCAGACCGTGAGGGACGTACTCCACTAATAGCTGCAGCCTACATGGGTCACAAAGATGCAGTGGAGATCCTTTTGAATGCTGGTGCCGATTTGAATCTAGCGGATGGGGATGGACGTACCGCTCTGTCTGTTGCTGCATTATGTGTGCCATCAGCAGCTGGAGGACGAGGTCATGGAGAGGTTGTAAGCCTTCTGTTAGAGCGAGGCGCCAATCCAGAACATAAGGACAGAGATGGAATGACACCTTTACTACTGTCCTCTTACGAAGGGCACGAGGAAGTGGTTGAACTCCTGCTGGAAGCTGGAGCTGATGTAGATGAAAGTTCTGGATCTCATCCATCTGCTATCACTCCTCTGCTTGCAGCTGCAGCTCTGGGGCATGCTGGCACAGTTAACCGTTTGCTGTTTTGGGGGGCAGCAGTGGATGGCATCGACGGAGAAGGCCGCACTGCACTCTGCTTGGCTGCAGCCAAGGGTAGTGTTGAAGTTGTAAAAGCACTGTTGGACAGGGGTTTGGATGAGAATCACAAAGACGACCTGGGCTGGACTCCATTGCATGCTGCAGCTTGTGAAGGTCACAAAAGTGTGTGTGCAATATTGACAGAGCAAGGTAGCATGGCACGTGTGGGTGAGCTTGATGTAGAGGGTCGGAGCCCTCTAATACTAGCAGCACAAGAAGGTCACTGCAGTACAGTCAGGCTACTTCTAGATCGAAAGTCACCCATTGATCATCGTGCATATGATGGACACTCTGCTCTCAGTGCGGCTGCTCTCCAGGGTCATCGGGAGATTGTGGAGTTATTGATGCGTAGAGGGGCAGACACTGATGTCCGTGATGCTGAAGGAAGACCTCTTCTTTATTtgctggtcctggagggccatttAGACATGGCCATGTTACTCATTGAAAAAGGGGGTGTCCCTCTGGAGTCAAAAGATGCAGAAGGGCGAACTGCACTACATGTAGCAGCTTGGCGAGGAGACCTGGAAGGTATTGAACTGTTGCTGAAGTATGGTGCTGACCCAAATGCTAGAGATCTTGATGGTCGGCCTCCTTTGCACTCTGTGGCCTGGAGAGGGAATGCAGCTGCTGGCAGGCTGCTGCTTAGGGCTAAAGGTCTTAATGTAGATCTGGCTTGCAAACAGCAGGGTGCCACAGCCCTTAGCATTGCTGCTCAGGAGGGGCATGCTGAAATTGTGGCCATGCTTTTAGAGAAAGGTGCAGAACCAGACCATGTCGATCGTTATGGCCGCAGCCCAGTCAAGGTAGCAGGAAAACAAGGTAATTTCACAATTGTGCGACTTCTGGAGAGCTATGGCGCAAAGCCCTTCTCAGGTCTCATACCATCTACACCTAGTGGTGCTCCCAACAATTCTTATCTTTCAGCCATAGTCAAGACCCAAGCATCTATTAGTTCAGGAGAAGTGGGTGTTGATGGAGTCCCAGCCACATCTTCTCCATCTTCGACCTCAGTTTCTGCCTCCTGTTCCCCAGCTTCCACTGCAGAGCGTTTTCATTCAATGCCTGCCTCACAGACTTCCTCCTCCACCTGCCACTCCCTGGCCACAGTACAGACCGTGCCTGCTGACAGCCTAAATTTCATCCAGCAAATTCAACAACATTCGCTTCCTCGTTGCCGCAGTCGGCCATCCACCTTGCCTCTACCTGGTTCCAATCCACCCAGTCTTCAGGGCAGAGCTTCTCGGCACAATCAAAAAACTGTTCCAAAGAGCAGTCCCACAAATGAACAGTACACACTCACTGAACTCCTGGACTCAGACAAACCCTTAAAAGGGCTTGGATACTCGGGGAATGGCAACTACCTCTTAAAACCTAAAACTCCTTACATAATAGAGGATGTGATGGAGAAGAACCTCAAACAAGCTGGTGGAGTAGATCTAAAGTGGAACTCCATTATGGCTTCCTTAGGGGTGATGCCAAACCAAGAGGGCCCAATTCGACAAACAAAAATTGGGGAAAGCCCCCCTTTGGGGTACCCACATTTTCACTTCCAATCCCATGCACAAAAAGAGGATTGGGGAGGAATTCAAATGACATCCAAGTCCCCAACCATTGACCTTTCAGCTATTTCCCCAAATAGTGCCTTATCTAATGAGTCTGTGTTTAACATGACAACTACTGACCCCCAGCTGAATCTCAAACAGGCAATTAAGCTGCAATTTGAAGGGCCAACTAGTGCAGCACTTTACAAGCGAGAAACCCCTCTCTGA